The genomic segment CTCCAGGGCCATTCGGAGGGCGGGTCCGGCAACCCGGCCCAGCGCCACGAGTGCGCCAGAAACAGCCCCTTGGCCTCTTCCGGCGCGCCGGCACACTGCGCACGGATAAAGTCGGCGCGGGTCGCATCGGCCAGGGCGCCGGATTCGCTAAAGCCAGTCGGCGAACATGAGCCGTGGGACGTCGTCCGCCGGGTGCGCCATCACCGCGCGAAGCAAAAGGTCACGATCGGTCATCGGCGGCCCCCGGTCGGATGCGTTGGGGGTAAGGAGGCGACGTCCGGGACCGAGGTTCACAGCGCCCCAAACGACACACGAGGGTACCCGGCCCGCACGGAAGTTGATCCCGAGGCACGAGTCAAGCCGTCACTCGGGTCACGGGCAGCCGGCAACGGCCCACGTTCTCTCTGGTCCCGGCGGGGGCGGTTCCGCAGTTTACCAGCATCACAAGACCACGGGAGAGAGCATGGCCGAACCGTACATCGCCGTTCAGGTTCCGATGATG from the Frigoriglobus tundricola genome contains:
- a CDS encoding TIGR02996 domain-containing protein — protein: MTDRDLLLRAVMAHPADDVPRLMFADWL